The Medicago truncatula cultivar Jemalong A17 chromosome 7, MtrunA17r5.0-ANR, whole genome shotgun sequence genome includes the window TACCGATGGGATTGAGAGAAAGGAACAacgcatttaaaaaaaaaaaacctagtaaataataaattaattcgTTGTGTTGGAGTCGCAGTGAACTCAACGCAGACAAATTGGAAGTCGTCGTCGGCCGGCCGTCTGATACGGTGAGGAAGTCgtctttgtttgttttccttaattttttttagtttcattttcaatttgatttgataataacaacatattatgTTCCTCTTAATTAGGTCAAAAATGGATTACCGATGGACCAAAGGTAGCAGCAGCAGTAGTAAGCATGATTCTTCTGGTTCCCGGAGAAACCAATTCAAAAAGGATCAGGTTGGTAATTCTATTTATTTACTgttcattattaataaattgaaattgaaattgaaattgaaattgaaattgtttaggcatacgatgatgatgattttcgcTTGCCCAGAAATCAAAGGCCAACTGAAAACGTTGATCTGGATAATGTTGAACAAGCTTCTCTTGACACACACATAACTTCTTCTAATATTGGTTttaaacttcttcaaaaaatggGTTGGAAAGGAAAGGGTCTTGGCAAAAATGAACAAGGtttcttattttctctttcatctttCATTCAAGATcttcattttatattattactTTCTCCTTTCTTCCTAATCCATGTGTATAATGAAATTAAGATTATCTAATAAGGCTTTACTCATAAACTGACCGTTTTCTGTGACATCTCATTCCATATAAACATGTACAAATTATAATACAAACCTTACCTTTTTATTGTCCGTCTTTGGACCTGCTGCCTTCATAGATTAAATACCTAGTAGTTTGTCATAAGCAATTGCAGAATTGTGTGCAGAATGGACCTCTGCTGTGATGCCTAGTACTGGCATATAGCCGCTGCTATTGCTAGGTTTGGGGAGCAATATGACTACGATGCTGAAATTGTCTTAAATTTCAgctcatttgatttgatatagTGTTTTTCAGTGGCTTTCTGACCACGACATGGGGTTTTCCGGTGAGCCCCTTCACGTGCAGAAAAGGAACAAAGAAGCATGAAAGAGGGAAAAACATGAAGAAATGAATGCAGCAGAGAAGATGCGCCGCAATGGCAAGTAGGCTGCACCAATAGAATATAAGAGACAATATTTTCTCATGTACAGTATTCATTATTTATAAtcttaattattcaataaatataaaaacatcatAATAGCGCCCATCCTGCTACATACTATACCGCCATCCCATTTTTGTGGCCAGTCACCCGTGCCCCTATTCGGATTTGATTGCATAGGTGTCTGCCGTCTTCTTCCTGtataattgatttatatttGTTTACAATTGAGATTGGGATAGTTGGAGATTTGAACTTTATCGCCCTCGCTAATGCTCTTTAAAGTGCCCtggttttataaaaaaataatgtctgAAGAAGTTTTGCATTTTTCTCTAGTCTACTGCTTGATTACTTATTGAATTGCCTCTACATTATGGCAATTAGTTCAAATATCTTATTTCTTTCAGTATTAATTTATACAGTATAttactatattatatataccCATATATGGGAGGGATGCTTTCGCCGAAAGTACTTTGACTTTGGTGTTTTGAATCAAAAAtactttattttggttttttttttttaattgaccTTCTGAACATGTATGCAGGAATAGTTGAACCAATAAAATCTGGGATTAGAGATCCAAGACTAGGAGTCGGCAAGCAAGAAGAAGATGATTTTTTCACTGCAGAAGAAAATGTCCAGCGAAAAAAACTCGATATTGAGTTGGAGGAGACAGAGGAGAATGTGAGGAAGCGGGAGGTATGATTTATAACTCTTAACCTTTAGTAGTTACTCTTAGTGCAAAAATCATATAGTAGTTTTGAGGTTGATGTTTTACATTTTCTCAAACCTGCACCTGGTAGCAGAAGGCagcatataatatatatgcatgCCTTTTTACCGGATTGGTATGTCATAAGGAACCATCAACTTTGGAAGATCTTGAGAATTTCCTGCAGTTTTTATTACCTGGTGGCTTCTTCTGCCTGCTTCGTGCACAATTTGAAAATTCAGGTGTTAGCtgaacgtgagcaaaaaattcAAACCGAGGTGAAAGAAATTCGGAAGGTGTTCTTTTGTGAGCTCTGCAACAAGCAATACAAATTGGCAATGGAGTTTGAAGCACACTTGAGCTCTTATGATCACAATCACAGGAAGGTAAACATATTATATAACACTAACTTGACCCTTTTGTTGACTTGATTCCGATTTGGCTCTTTTTCTTCTCGTACCTAATGCAAAATCATTGATGTTGAATATgcagcgtttcaaagaaatgaagGAAATGCATGGCAGCAGTAGCCGGGATGATAGGCAAAAGCGAGAACAGCAGCGTCAAGAAAGAGAATTGGCTAAGTTTGCCCAAATGTATCCTTTTGCctgttaaattattttaatattcctTGTCTGCCCATTTTATTTTGGctattgggggggggggggggggggagttCTATGTTGGCCACGTAAGGGAAtcattgttgtaatttttaattCCAACTTTGCTCTTCCCATGATATCTTCCTTTTTGGTTTCCTTAATGCCAATCAGCGCTGATGCTCAAAAGCAGCAACGGCTTCAACTGCAACAAGAGTCTGGATCAGCAGCAGTTTCAGTTTCCTCTGAATCTAAGACTGCTACTGCACTTACAGATCAGGAGCAGCGAAATACTTTGAAGTTTGGGTTTTCTGCTAAAGGCACTGCTTCCAAGGTGTGTCCAACTGGTATCATGGTTTTGAACTGTATTCTTCCTTCTACTACTATGGAGTCTGTAATGCTTACAACAAGACTTCATCGTTTACTTcatgatgttttgttcaaatTAAAGTCTTAGCACCAATGTTTTTAATAACCGAATCAAACCGGCCGGTTGAATTGGGAACCCTCCAATTCGCTGGGTGGTTTGATCCTGTTTATTCTGCAGTCTAGTTGAACCGCAATTGACTCAAccggtttttatttttttgcatttttttattttctaaatatttgtCATACAGTTCAACAGTGGTTGAACCTAGTGAACCATGATCTAGAGGTCTCACTGATTTGATCTCCGGtctgatttttaaaacattgttttaCTTCTTCGACTTTGCCAACCCAGTGCTTGCTTAGTCTAGTACTCGAAGATGCTTTACATTCTTATGAAGACAGATTTGTACCTAAATACTTGCTCCTTTTCATTCTTGAGTATATGCTAACACCCCCTTTTCCGCAGAGCACATTTGGTGTCAAGAAGCAAAATGTTCCGAAGAAGCAAAATCTCCCAGTGGCCTCTATATTTGGAAACGATAGCGATGAAGAGTGATGCGTATTTATTTTTGCAGCTCTTAATCAGTGTAATATCATAACTCCCGTGGTTTCGGTTTGGTTTGTTATACgttgtgtttgtgtgtttgtCGCCGTTGTCAATTTTAAATGGGTAAAAAGTTTGGGATTCTTTTTTACTTTGGAGAATTGAACACAGACCAGAATTGCCTGCTTAATGTATGTGACATTGTGTATTGTAAGGATTGTTTTTATGTAACAGTGCACATAGAACCTTAGAATAAGTTGAGCCAGTCACTGGTATGGCAAAACTCAAGAACacgtttgtttttatttctccGTTTGAACAATAACGTTTAATTTGTAGACACGTGATAGTGATAAATTGGTAGTGAAGCTATTTTAGTGGTGTTTATTGGGGaagattaattattattttgttacaaTCGGGTAAGATTAATTCGAAGAATTTTCTAATATTCTAAATTAAACTGGTTATTTATTTCTTCTCATTTTAATTATCAAATTTATAGTATATTTTAAACTTTGGGAAGTAGCTTGTCCTCTCActtcgtctttttttttttttaccttttcatTTTGATATTCATTTAGTGTTTATGCCGTTAtctcatgtattttttttacgtGTTTATTATTCAATTTTGGCAATATTTCGATTACAGAGAACGCTGTTTTAGACATACTAAAGTTTTTATGACGAACTTTTTGAAAACTTGTTAAATGTGATACTTACGGTTTGATAATAACTtaactagattattttttttttggacggCAAAAAACTTACATATATAAATGATCATGGAAAAGAGTacaagtatttttatttttttttaccggtAAAAAACTTACATATAAATGATCATGGAAAAGAATACAAATCAAAAAAATGAGAGTATAAATGGTACTAAATCCACTAACAAAAGAACAATAAAACCCAAAAATATAAGCTACTACTTAACCAAGCTATCAATTCGGTTTAACAAATCACTTGTAAAACAAGCAAGGGTctcctttcttcttctccaaaaGCCATTGTCAACAAGTGTTTTTGATCACGTCCAACCCGCATTCATCCTCAATGTAATtctggaaggaaaaaaatggtTGCGAATGCGCTAGAATACATAAAGATTAGAGTGTCAAATCAACAACGAACCCTTTACTAACTTATCTCGCCTAAAGTGGAAACAACAACCTTGGAACCCCTAACCAATAAATTTTTGTATACCAAAGAGTGCTAGCAAAAGGAAATGTACAATTGTGTGATTTGTTCGAATGTTTCACCTTTCTTTCTTGACCGGATTATCCTGTATTGATACTCAGTTATTCCCCTTTCACCAAAGTTTTTCCTTTCGGTAGTTACTTGAATCTTATCCATATGTTTTAGTTTGTTTACTTGGAATAACTCAAAAGTTATTTTCTTCCCCAGTAACCGATGgctatatatataagtataaacATAATCTCTATTGTATTTTATATCCAATTCCATTTTACAATCAATAAAAGACTTGATGAATCtcctcaaaaaaaagaaaaagacttgATGAATATTTAGAGAAATAACGTCTCTCTATATCCTAACACTAATTGTGAATACTGTTTCAACGTTCACATATGTGCACACGCACATGGACCTTCACCGTGAATGCTCTAATGGTCCACAACATTCAATGAGAGATAACATGCTAAATTCAACAACTGAGAAAATTACTCTTCACCcttttaaaattgttcattCCCATTCAGCGgatgttaactcacgctgacaCTTTTTAGATCGGTTCAATCACTTTTTACGCCGGTTCAACCAATCTTAAAAGCGTCAGCATAAGTTAAACTCACACTGAAAAATGCCGAGCATAGGTTAACTCCCACTAGGTCAAGGAAATGAGCAATtttaaaagggagaaaagcaATTTGCACAACTGAAAGGGACAAAGGGCCAAACATGATTAACATTGCTCAATGTCAagaactattttgaaattttgacgGAGTTAGAGACTGGCATGCATGAAACAAATGGTAAAAATCAGGGACACGAAGCTAATTACTGCATCAACAAATTACAAATCAGTGACCTTTCTGgaacttttttaaaatcatttctacatttttatttcTCCCTTCGGTTCTTTTGGCAAAGAAAATCTCAAAAGGAGGGTCTTTACAATATAGAACTGAacacataaaaagaaaatggttCTTCACGTCAGAGCATACAAGTTTGAAGTTTGTGAGTGTCTCTCATCGCTCGTGCATATAGTTAAATACATAAACACATGCGAATCCATAAAGTGAACTGGAGCTATATAGTAGTTACAAAGTAGTGCAACAGCTTATTTACAATGCAGAAGCGAAATTATGGAAATATTCCTTAAGATATTCATTCATCCACAAGTGGTAACTAGGCAGCTTCAGCAAAACCAACTTGGAGGTTTCCGTAGTCGAAAACAGTGTGATATGCCCTCATAAAAACATCACCAAGAATCCTGCAGGCATATAGCATATAGGATATTAATTAGTAAAATGGACAAACAAAGCTTTATATCATTTCATGTAACTCTTTCTTCATGGTTGTTcttcatcattcattcaagTGAGTGCATATATGATTTCAGGTTGATAAATTTTTTGGAGAAAGAATATACCAGAGTGGACCCTTTGGAGGAGGAACATCAAAAGCAATAAACCCACTAAGGCAGACCTGTGTAATGCCTTCTCCGGTTCTTAGAATATACTGAAAAACACAAATAGCGTTTTGATAGTAATAATAGCATAATTTGTTGTTCAGTTAGATATTCAGTTCTGTTTTGGAATGGTAGCTAGAAGGTAATCCGAACCTGTTCTGGTGTGAGGACGAAAGGTTTGTTTCCAATAGTGAATGAAATGTTTGGCATCTTAGAAATATCGTTACAGCTTATCACTGATTCACCGGATGGACTTGGAAGACTCTCACACAGCTGCCAATGATCAACAGAAAAACTCACTACATGTCTAGTCTACACCgttcaaattgaaatataaaactaCAACTTGGCTTGAGAACATGATATATCAAAGGGCTTACTTGATTCACATAGTTGAATACTCTCTCCTTGGTTGCCTTTTGTTTTAGTTGATTCTGGACCCAAAGAACAAGCATCTGACAAGAAGAACACAAAGGAGTATCTTTTGCTGACAACTCACTCTGTTCCTTGTCAGTAACCATCTCAATCCCAGCACTGTTAGAAATAGAATTGTAAGTAAATTTATGAATCTGTTTCACGCCAGAAATGTTCCATAACAACCAAGTAAAGTTAAGACCTAAACTTTCTCATTGACAAAAGAGTAAACTAATAAGCTAGAAATGACAAGTATAAATTATTATCCAATTGATGTGCAATGAAACAAATATGTAAAAACGGCAAACAATGGAAGCAGACAGTAGGGCAAGATCCCTGACCTATTAGATTGATCCCCGCGGATAGAACATAAACCAACTTGTGAACAGACGTCACCAGGTTTTACCTGCAGATCAAGATCAAACTCATTTAGGCAGGTCCAAAGAGTGTAAATGCAAACGGGAAATGATAACAGGCTGCTACGGATCATGTACAACACAGAACTTCATAGAGAAGGCAGGGAAGCTTACCCCTGATACTAGGAGATCCCATATCAACTCTCCATATTGAGAAACAACTTCCTTACATTCTACACTCAGAACTCCTTCAGCTCCGATAGCATGGTTGATTTCAGCCACAACAGGCTGAAGTTAATCAACAGTCAgaagaaattataaataaaagtctAAAGGCAAGAAGTTATGAAAAATTATAGAACATACAGTTGGACCAGCAAGCAAAGATGTTCCTGAGTCCACAATAGCAGCACAGCCACCTTCACAAACACCTAAAAATAACATTTGAAATATTTCAGAATCATATATACTTAATACTTTGGAATCAGTGGGTATACAACAAATAAACATAGAGGTGAAATACACGGACATTCTTAACATATCATATTTTTCAAAGTGAATGGATTTGCTCCTT containing:
- the LOC11432054 gene encoding G patch domain-containing protein 8 — its product is MDYRWTKGSSSSSKHDSSGSRRNQFKKDQAYDDDDFRLPRNQRPTENVDLDNVEQASLDTHITSSNIGFKLLQKMGWKGKGLGKNEQGIVEPIKSGIRDPRLGVGKQEEDDFFTAEENVQRKKLDIELEETEENVRKREVLAEREQKIQTEVKEIRKVFFCELCNKQYKLAMEFEAHLSSYDHNHRKRFKEMKEMHGSSSRDDRQKREQQRQERELAKFAQIADAQKQQRLQLQQESGSAAVSVSSESKTATALTDQEQRNTLKFGFSAKGTASKSTFGVKKQNVPKKQNLPVASIFGNDSDEE